The Triticum urartu cultivar G1812 chromosome 6, Tu2.1, whole genome shotgun sequence genome includes the window CTTAGCTGCATTCTGATGAGAACATTTGATTTTGAGAGCAGAGTTACAGTTGTCACAAAATGTAAAAGAGAAAGGGGCAAGAGGGATACTTATTAGTTTTTAACATTATGTGTGAAACCTCTGACTATTTCACCGTCTTACTGAGGTTATTACCTGTTATTTTCTCCACGGTGGTAACTTTGTAAAAAAAAAATGTTTTCTGAAGATGGTGTTTTTTGTATTGATGCATGAAGCGCAGCATCGACTTGATTATTTATCCAGCAATGTTTGCCCTCCTGTGTGACAAGCATTCTTCTACGGTAGCATGTTGATTTCTCAGTAACTACCTCTTTCTCAGTCCAAAAGTAATTCTGGTATCCCATTTTGCCTAATTGTTTCTCAGGTCTGTTAAGTACATCTGACTAGCCAAAGTTTAGCTCGCCTGCCATGATTTTGTCATTTGCCTTGCCATGTTTGTCTGAAAGCAACTTAGGAGTATCTAATTTAGTATACTGTCATCGGCTTAAACGGACAGAAGGTACAAAATGTTAATAACCATAAGCTGAGAGTCTCTAAAGCAAAGGCAGGTAACCAAACATACACAAGATGGATTGCAGCCATGAATACTCAAGAGAAGATGATTGAAAGGATTGCATCTTTAGCCATTCCGGACATAAATTAGAGATAGAATACAGCCCTCAGTGGCCCGTTCATCAAACCAATGAAAAAGTCACTACAGACTAGGCAATTACATACATGATCCAATCAACCAAACCTCATCTTCCTATCCCTGCTATGGATCTAAGCAATGTCATGATAGTAGTCTATGGTGGCGGCTACTCCTTGGCGGCGACCTTCTTCTTGGGGGACTTGGCGGAGGTCTTCTTCTTGGGCGACTTGGCCTCCTTCTCGGCAGCGGCGGGAGACTTCTTGGGGAGCAGCACGGAGTTGATGTTGGGGATCACGCCGCCGTGGGCGATGGTCACGCCGGCGAGCAGCCTGCCGAGCTCCTGGTCGTTGCGGACGGCGAGCAGCAGGTGGCGCGGGATGATGCGGGTCTTCTTGTTGTCCTTGGCCGCGTTGCCGGCGAGCTCCAGGACCTGCGATTCATAAAGGAAATCGGTCAGTTATCAGTCGAGCACGACGAGAACAGAGTAACGAAGGCTCGAGGAGGGGAGAGATCGGCGCATACCTCTGCGGCGAGGTACTCGAGGACGGCGGCGAGGTAGACGGGGGCGCCGGAGCCGACGCGCTGGGCGTAGCGGCCCTTCTTGAGGTAGCGCCCGATGCGGCCGACGGGGAACTGGAGCCCGGCCTTGACGGAGCGGGTCACCGCCTTCTTCCTGTCGCCGCCCTTCCTTCCGGCCATCTCGCTTGCTGCTTCTCCGGCGAACTGGAAACCACTCGAGATGCGTGGGCGGCGGTGCGGGATCGGAATGCGCTCTGATCTGCGTTTGTGGGTTGGGACGCCAGCGAGGGCGCGGCTTTATTGGGGAGATGAAGCTTCGTGGGGACGGCGGCAGGGGGGGAGCGATCCGCGTGACGCAGTGTGCCTGCCGTTGGATCTGTGGGGAGTGGGCGGTGGGGATTGGTTTGGGGGTGCGATCCGCGAGAGGGTCTTATCGGCCAATCACAGCGCAGGGATTTGCATCACGAAGGGATTTTGCTTTAATTAACACCTGGTTTTCTTTCTGTGCATCATTTAGGCTTTTTTTTTCACTTTATCTTGTCTAGTTGGTTTTTCAGCTGTAGTATTTActtatatatgtatgtatgttttGATATTACCTAACGTTTCGGTTGGATGCGTGTACAAAGGCCCCAAATTAGATTTGGTATTCCCTAAAATTCAATCTGGTTGTTTTGGAGCACACGAAATAGTCATCCGAAATGGAACGAATACATGCATGAAATCGCTAACACGTCTCGAGCCCTCCCATGTTTTTGAGCTCTCCCGCTCCGATTTGGCTGGAAAATCACCCATCGTGCAAAGGATAACGACGTGTCCCTTCTTTTCCCCGCCGACGGCGGCACCCAGGTAACCTTCCCtcgccggccctcctcctcctactACTCTGGTACCTGAATCCCCGACGCCACTGCTCGTTCCCCTTCTCCCATGCCCCCCATCTCCTCCTCGCATGGCCTCCACGGCCTGGCGCTAGTCATCTGTCACCGCTTATCCTCTAGTATTAGAAGTATGAAAGGTGTGTAATTTTGATGAAAGTAATTGTCCTCACAATTTGTGTCCACGCAAATAAGCAAGAGATAGAACGGATCCGGTAAAACAGAAAGAGGAAGAAGAGCTCCAAGAATGACCTTAAGAACAAATCTTGGGAAGAGCGTAAGGATGGGCCTTACTATCCCAAGAATGTCCATCATCCACTAAGGTAAAATAATTCAATCTCACTAGCTTATTCTAGCAAAGTTGTGCCAGATGCGGGTTTTGTGAAGTGTATGACTGCTGTTACAAGTGCGTCATTATGGCAAGAAAATTCCCACAGTTACATTCTTTTGCCTGGAATGAAAACATATCCATGGAGCATTTGGTTGCAAAGAAAGGGGCAGATCTTTGGAATTATTCAGCCCAATATCAAATCACGTATTGAATTCAAAGCGTCATTTTCTTTTATTATTCATAGAGCTAGGCCTAGTCTTAGAGAAGGCATGCAATCATGGTTGGATTCTTTGTAAACTTGCCCTATGGACTTTGACACCACATGTACATTGCCACCATCatttataaataaataaaatggCACAGTAGGGGTCATCCCTACCTTTTTTGCTCAAAAAAGGAATGAAGCCAAtaaagggcctctttgattcgtaagATTGTAAAAATGTGGGAATAGAAACAACATAAGATTGGCATGACATGCTCATCTCAATCCTACATGATTTTGGTTTGTTTGATTGCATTGTAGGAAAAACAAAGGATTCTTTTAAATATATTTTGAGTGGATGCTAGAAATTCTATGGAATTCCATCCTATGGATCAAATATCAATCATAGGAAAAAAATCCTAAGGATTCTAATGCTCCTAAGTTTCTAcaaaaatcctttgaatcaaaggagccctaaACTATTTTCTATCTTTTATTTTCTAGAATGGGAAATGGAATCTCTAAATTATTCGATCTCCCAGACGAACTAAAATGTCAATAGGGGaaaagaaaggaagaaaatgAAATGAGAGAAGACGAAAAACTAGAACGTGATGGTGGGCCTGGACCGTGTTGACCTATGATGCGTTAGGTCACTTGGGTGCAGCTGCAGGCTCAATACACACATGTTGAAGGCCCAAcgcccccccaccccccccctgGTGTTAATCAATCACTATGTGTATGCATCGAGGCGATGGGGGTAAGGCCATAAGGGGGAACTACGCCTCTTAAGATACAATCATACAACTCACGTTTTGGATTGTGGTGTGACGTTTATTTTACAACCTGCTACGAAAAAGTAGACAAAGGCTGGTCAAACAAACACTaagggctcctttgattcaaaggatttacATAAGAATTTTGGAGGATCATAATCCTTAGGATTTTTTCTTATGTTGGctgtttgattcaaaggattgAATCCTACGGGAATTTTTCCTAAGAATTTCTTTGTACTACTTCCTGTAGGATTTCTagcatccactcaaacctctttgaaaaaatcctttgtTTTTCCTATGATGCAACCAAACAACCCAAAATCCTATAGGATGGAGATGAGCATGACATTCCAATCctatgtttttcctattcccacGTTTTAAGaatcctgtgaatcaaagagACCTTAAAATTTGGAAAAATGGGTGGGGCAAACAAGATTATGAGAATACACCACGATGCCAAGCGTGACTTAAAATATGTATACTTCCGACGCTAgtagaaaaaaatcataaaatatTTAACAAATGAAGAAACAGAATCAACAACTAATGTTTTCTTGTTTGCCTTTTTTTCTTGGAAACTACGCGCATTGGGAGGCTTAGTTGTAGTATATGAAaatataaatatttttattgTGAGAGCAAAGTTACAGTTGGCGCTAAATGTAAAAAAAAGAAAGGGCCAAGAACGAAACCTCTGGCTATTCACTTACCTGTTATATTTTGCGGCCTTTTTCCTATCTGAAAATAGTGTGTTTTATTGATGATAATGAAGCGCAGCATCAACTTACTTATTTACCCAGCAATCTTGGCCCTCCTGGGGCAAACATTCTTGTACTGGATAATTTGTCCTTTGAAGGGCCTGACTATTCCTATCTCTGCCCTTTACGTCGATAAGTCCCAGTATCTGATTCTGTTTTCGGCCAGTCGAAAAGTCGTATTCCAAGTCTAAAGAATCGTCTTATATCAATGTACAGAGGGAGTACCTCGTTTGGTCAGTGGCACATAAATCAGAGCCTTCACGAGTCTAGTTTTTCAAGTTTGTGGTTTGTTACGTATATCTGACTGTCCAGAGTTCAGTTTGCTAGCTCAACTCAAAGCGGAAGAATTTTTTGCTTTATGACCGGAACAACTAGAGGGGCAAAGATCAGAGTTCAATTGTTTGGAATAATGTTTCTTGGCATAATATTTGTCAATTACTAGCACGTAATTAATTAAGCATGGTCAAGCCTTAATTCGCTATGTTTGCCTGCAAGAGTTTTGAACCCTTCTTTATCCAATTTAGTACTGTCATCATCGTTTAAAACTGACAGAGGGTACGGGGTGAAAGGATGCAGAAACTGAGTGTTTCAAGCAACATTCAGAAGATTAACTGAACACCAAATGTTTCGAAAGCAAAGTCAGGTAACGAACATTCACACGATTGTTCACATCCATGGATAAACAAGAGAATATGATTGATAGAATCGCATCTTTAGTCATTCCTCGCATACTAAATCACAGGTAAAATACAGTCATTGCTGGCTTGTTCATCGAACTAATGAAAGAGCCGCTACAGACTAGCATTTACATATGGGATCCAATCAACCAAAAGTCTCCTCATCTTCTCCCTGATATGGAACTAAGAGTCAACTAGGCTAGGGGCGGCTACTCCTTGGTGGCGGCGGTCTTCTTCTTGGGGGACTTGGCGgtggtcttcttcttgggcgacttggcctccttctcggcggcggcgggggactTCTTGGGGAGCAGCACAGAGTTGATGTTGGGGATCACGCCGCCGTGGGCGATGGTCACGCCGGCGAGCAGCTTGCCGAGCTCCTGGTCGTTGCGGACGGCGAGAAGAAGGTGGCGGGGGATGATGCGGGTCTTCTTGTTGTCCTTGGCTGCGTTGCCGGCAAGCTCCAGCACCTGAGATTCAAAACCAAATCTGTCAGTTACCCATCGAGCACGAGAAGAGCAGGGCAGAAGAACACTGGAGGACGGGAAAGATCTGTGCGTACCTCTGCGGCGAGGTACTCGAGGACGGCGGCGAGG containing:
- the LOC125514843 gene encoding histone H2A.1-like, encoding MAGRKGGDRKKAVTRSVKAGLQFPVGRIGRYLKKGRYAQRVGSGAPVYLAAVLEYLAAEVLELAGNAAKDNKKTRIIPRHLLLAVRNDQELGKLLAGVTIAHGGVIPNINSVLLPKKSPAAAEKEAKSPKKKTTAKSPKKKTAATKE
- the LOC125514844 gene encoding histone H2A.1-like — its product is MAGRKGGDRKKAVTRSVKAGLQFPVGRIGRYLKKGRYAQRVGSGAPVYLAAVLEYLAAEVLELAGNAAKDNKKTRIIPRHLLLAVRNDQELGRLLAGVTIAHGGVIPNINSVLLPKKSPAAAEKEAKSPKKKTSAKSPKKKVAAKE